One Actinospica robiniae DSM 44927 genomic region harbors:
- a CDS encoding alpha-L-fucosidase translates to MTSADRYEASWESLAAYRVPDWFRDAKFGIFVHWGPYSVPAYSNEWYSRNMYRTDKPEFEHHRATWGPQNEFGYKDFIPLLTGESFDPDAWAALFREAGAQYVVPVAEHHDGFAMYRSELNPWNATVMGPKRDVIGELAEAVRRRAMVFGVSTHRAEHWWFLEGGMAFDSDVRDPRYASLYGPAQPQHLAPSKQFLDEWAAHTIELIDAYDPQLLYFDWWIHRPAYTPYLPKLAAHYYNRLADAGLEPVLTYKDGAFPVGTAVEDIERGASATLRPRPWQACTAVSRKSWCYVEDPEYKTPRELVGTLMDTVAKNGCLLLNVGPKADGTIAEDEAQILREVGAWLAVNGEAVYGTRPWAVYGEGPAKSIEGGFSEGDQAGYGPRDLRFTTREGLLYVLSLAAPEDGRIEIRSLGADLTLYHGKIGRIELLGHTGEFEPRPLEFEQGPHALTVRLPESWATGHQAAVPLPVLRITAA, encoded by the coding sequence GTGACCTCGGCGGACCGGTACGAGGCGAGCTGGGAATCCCTGGCCGCCTACCGGGTCCCGGACTGGTTCAGGGACGCGAAGTTCGGCATCTTCGTGCACTGGGGCCCCTACAGCGTGCCCGCCTACAGCAACGAGTGGTACTCGCGGAACATGTACCGCACGGACAAGCCGGAGTTCGAGCACCACCGCGCCACCTGGGGACCGCAGAACGAGTTCGGCTACAAGGACTTCATCCCGCTGCTGACCGGCGAGTCCTTCGACCCGGACGCCTGGGCCGCGCTCTTCCGCGAAGCCGGCGCGCAGTACGTGGTCCCGGTGGCCGAGCACCACGACGGGTTCGCCATGTACCGCAGCGAGCTCAACCCGTGGAACGCCACGGTGATGGGCCCGAAGCGGGACGTGATCGGCGAGCTGGCCGAGGCGGTACGCCGCCGGGCGATGGTCTTCGGAGTCTCCACCCACCGTGCCGAGCACTGGTGGTTCCTCGAGGGCGGGATGGCCTTCGATTCGGACGTGCGCGATCCGCGTTACGCCTCGCTCTACGGCCCGGCGCAGCCGCAGCACCTCGCACCGAGCAAGCAGTTCCTGGACGAATGGGCTGCGCACACGATCGAGCTCATCGACGCCTACGACCCGCAGTTGCTCTACTTCGACTGGTGGATCCACCGGCCTGCCTACACGCCGTACCTGCCGAAGCTCGCCGCGCACTACTACAACCGGCTCGCCGACGCCGGGCTCGAGCCCGTCCTGACGTACAAGGACGGCGCTTTCCCGGTCGGCACGGCGGTCGAGGACATCGAGCGCGGCGCGAGCGCTACGCTGCGGCCACGTCCGTGGCAGGCGTGCACGGCGGTCTCGCGTAAATCCTGGTGCTACGTCGAGGACCCGGAGTACAAGACCCCGCGGGAGCTCGTCGGCACGCTCATGGACACGGTCGCCAAGAACGGCTGCCTGCTGCTGAACGTCGGACCCAAGGCCGACGGCACGATCGCCGAGGACGAGGCACAGATCCTGCGCGAGGTAGGGGCCTGGCTCGCGGTCAACGGCGAGGCCGTGTACGGCACCCGGCCATGGGCCGTCTACGGCGAAGGCCCGGCCAAGTCCATCGAGGGCGGCTTCTCCGAGGGCGACCAGGCCGGATACGGCCCGCGCGACCTGCGTTTCACCACTCGGGAGGGGCTGCTGTACGTGCTCTCCCTCGCCGCGCCGGAGGACGGACGGATCGAGATCCGTTCGCTCGGAGCGGATCTGACGCTCTACCACGGCAAGATCGGCCGGATCGAGCTGCTCGGCCACACCGGCGAGTTCGAACCGCGGCCACTCGAGTTCGAGCAGGGCCCGCACGCGCTGACCGTGCGCCTGCCGGAGTCCTGGGCCACCGGGCACCAGGCGGCGGTGCCGCTGCCGGTGCTCCGGATCACAGCTGCCTGA